GTTTATTTTACCTCTAAGTTCAAAAGCTGCTCGATAATTTCCCCAAGGATCTTTAGCATGTCCATTGTTTTCATAAACAAGTTTAATATTCTTTTTTACGCCTTTTATTGTTATATCCCCATAAACAAAATTATCTTCAAATTTTGTCAAAGTAAAATAAATCTTAGGAAACTTCTTTGTATCAAGCATATCTTCTGCTTTTAAATCTTTATCTCTGCCTTCATTATTTGTATAAATTGTATTGCTTAGTACCTCTCCACTTAGAGATTTTAATACTCCACTTTTCTCATCGTATTCAAAACTACCACTAAAGTTATCAAAGCTTCCTTTTGCACTTGATAACATTAAGTGTTTTACTTTAAAAGCAATATTTGAGTGTGATTTATCTACCTCATAATTTCCCGCACTTAATACTGAAACCAATAAAGAACTTGCTACTACTAATTTTTTAAAATTCATCTTTTTTCCTTTTTTATCTTTCTAGAAAGATATTTGTTCTGAAATAATAACAAGCTTTAACTTAAATATACCTTTCCAGAAAGATAGTTTGAATATTTAGAATTATTATTATATACTACAGCATGGATTTAGATGAAATAAACAACAGTATAATCAGACACAAAAACAAATCACCCCAGACCTATGATAAGGTCCTAGACGTTGCAATACCTTTTTATATAGCGCATAAAAAATTAACCGAAGAATTATGTATTATGCATGAATCAAAATATTCTATTAGTAATACGCAACTAGATGTTTTGTCTTCATTAAAACTTGTAGGCGATGAAAATTACATATTATCTCCCACAAAATTGTACTCTACTATGGTTTTCTCATCAGGAGGAATGACCAAAGTATTAAAAAAACTCGAAGAAAAAGAATATATAACAAGAGTAGATAATCAAAATGATAAAAGATCTAAACTGGTTCAATTAAGTAAAAAAGGTGAGATATTATTGAATAAAGCATTAAAAGATGTAGTGGATTTAGAAAAAGATTTTTTTTCACCCTTAGATGAAAAAGAACAAAAAACCTTAAAAGAACTAATTTATAAAGTACTAAAAGACAAATAAAGGGCCTAGCCCTTTATTCCCTTAGAAAGATCCCAATAATACATCATTAAGTTCTCGTTTTGGAACACAGTGTTCGTCTTTTTCATTTCTGTAATAGTTCGTATCGTCTTTAGGCACTACAATATTAAGTACTTCAGCTTCTTTTCCAATAGCAATAGCTAACATTGGTTTAAGATTCTTTCCTAAAGAAAATTCTTTTATACATAATTCTTTATCTAGTGATGCCATAGGACAAGCAGCATAACCTTTTATTTTAAGACCTAAGATAATAGTTTGTAAACTAATACCACAATCAACCATAGCAAAACCATCAATACTACTGTCATTAATTACAATAATAAAAGCAGAAGGTTGTTCTTCTTCTTTTTGATTCCAAAGAGATAGATGCGCTGCCCATTTAGCAGTAGTTGCGATTTTTTTAACCAAATCTTTGTTAGTAACAGTAACATATTTTAAGGGTTGCATATTTTTAGCACTTGATGTTACGCGTACCAAATCAATTATTTCTTCAAGTTCTTCTTTTTTTATTTCAATATTTGGTAAAAATCTTCGTGTACTTCTTGTGGTTTTAACTAAGTTTTTAAAATTATCGTAGGTCATTTACTATTCCTTTTTGTTTGAGCATAATAGCAAAAGATAGGTAGATATACTAGAAATTAATCGATCTCAACTCTATTTTTTCCATTTCTTTTAGCTTTATACAGTCTTTCATCAGCAATTTTTAATACTAATTCTTGTTCTTGACCTTCCATATAAGTAGATACTCCAGTACTAATAGTAAGAGGAATTTTAATATCAAAATCATTTTTTTCTATAACCTCACGAAAAGTTTCAGCCAATTTCAAAGCGCCAGAGAGATCAGTATTTGTAGCCAAAATAATAAATTCTTCTCCACCCCATCTTGCACAAATATCTGTACTTCTC
This Campylobacteraceae bacterium DNA region includes the following protein-coding sequences:
- a CDS encoding polyisoprenoid-binding protein, with the translated sequence MNFKKLVVASSLLVSVLSAGNYEVDKSHSNIAFKVKHLMLSSAKGSFDNFSGSFEYDEKSGVLKSLSGEVLSNTIYTNNEGRDKDLKAEDMLDTKKFPKIYFTLTKFEDNFVYGDITIKGVKKNIKLVYENNGHAKDPWGNYRAAFELRGKINRKDFGLTYNKLLESGGLIVGDVVKISIEIEGIKKL
- a CDS encoding MarR family transcriptional regulator, translated to MDLDEINNSIIRHKNKSPQTYDKVLDVAIPFYIAHKKLTEELCIMHESKYSISNTQLDVLSSLKLVGDENYILSPTKLYSTMVFSSGGMTKVLKKLEEKEYITRVDNQNDKRSKLVQLSKKGEILLNKALKDVVDLEKDFFSPLDEKEQKTLKELIYKVLKDK
- a CDS encoding nitroreductase family protein, translating into MTYDNFKNLVKTTRSTRRFLPNIEIKKEELEEIIDLVRVTSSAKNMQPLKYVTVTNKDLVKKIATTAKWAAHLSLWNQKEEEQPSAFIIVINDSSIDGFAMVDCGISLQTIILGLKIKGYAACPMASLDKELCIKEFSLGKNLKPMLAIAIGKEAEVLNIVVPKDDTNYYRNEKDEHCVPKRELNDVLLGSF